ATCCACCTGTATTCACCAGGCAAACGTGAATTGAACTCTTTCTTACAATGTCTTTAAGAGCGTCTAACATTTCTTTACCTCTTAGTTTCCTCTTTAGGATTTCTAAAAGAATTGAAAGCACTTTATTATACCAGCACTTTAATAAGTTTTAATAACTTTTTATTCCATTAAGATTTCCAGTAATTCTTTTTTACCATCTTCTAAGGCATCTTCATATTCTTTTCCATCTAATATTTCCTTAGTTATTTTAGTCTTTATAGTTTCGGCTTGCTGGTCGGAAATTATTTCCATTACATCACAAAGCCAGCAAAGCCTTAAATCAGCATGCAGCCTCTCTTTTATACATCGAGGGAGAGCCGATTCAAAACGAGGGTGTAAAGCCTCTAAACTGGACATATCCAGTTTTTTTATTAATATTTTTTCAAAATCATCTGGTTCTATTTCCAGTTCATCTGCTAGAGGGATGACAATATCATTTCTCCAGCGGTAACTTTGAATAATTCTGGTTTTCATTAATTCCAGAAGTGATTCCTCATGATCCATATTATCACCGGGCTCTGCCCACTTAATTGTTCATTCTATTATAATCTCTTAAATTTAAAGCAACATATTGGTTGCCAGCCACAGTACTGCAGAAACTACAATTCCAATGACCGTTTCATATCGCCCATATCCCGGGCGCATACCTAAAACCATAGCCGCCATGAAAACACCAATGGTTATGGATACATAAAATGGTATAATCATTAGAAGCTGGTTGTTGATTAATAAAATCCAGCCCACAATGGCAATTATTAAAGCTATAGCGTCGATTTTTTCAGTTACAAAAGGTGCGCCATATTTTTTATAACTTAATAGGAGCCCTACTACAGAACCCAATACAAATGATACTAAATATATGAGGTAAAATATATCAGTCACTTTATCACCGTTAAGCTGGTTTGTAAAGAACAATAAATGCTACAATAAACAAGATTAAAGCAATTATAAATGCCCATTTTTCCAGTATTTCTGAAAAATGTACTGCTTTATCTCTTTGCTGGAGCATTATTATTACAGTAAATATTATCCCGACTATAGTAACAGGAATAACCACCATCCATTGTAGGAAAGCAGCCAGCCCACTGGCAAGCACTACACCTAAAGCGACAAGTGCAGTCAGGAATATGATGTCTTTTTCTTCTGCCATTTCTGATTCTCCTTCAGATAAGCTTGATTGTAAATAATGTTTTTCCTTTTTTAATTTCAAAATACCATCATCAGTAAAATGGATCCAAATATTCCAATGAATGCAAATATAACTTGGACCATGATGGAATGGTTAGGATTGAGCAGGGGTGTTGTGGCATTGATAAAAGCCGTTATAACACTGAGAACTAACATTCCTATTAAATAACCTAGAATACTCATGGGACCTATAAACACAGTTAAGAAAACCCACAACAGCATGTACCATGCAATTGATTCAGAAATCATGAGGTATCCCCTAAGCACACCAAAGTGTTCAGTTTCATAGCCTGAAATAATATCTTTACCCTTGGTAATGGCAAATGGTGAGTACGGTGCCTTGGATAAAATGAGCACAAAGAACATCACAGCAGCAAGAGGAATGGTGTAAATCAGAGGGCCGTTGACACTCTGGTACTGTATAATATCATGGATAACCATGGTATTAGTTTGTAGATATATGATTATCAAAACAGCAAAAAGTGGAACTTCTGCTGCTGCTGAAAATACTGCTCTTACACAGCTCAATTTACCATAAGGAGATCCAGAAGATGAACCTGCATTGTGTTCCACGATTTTATGCAGGGCATAAATACCAAAGAATAATAACAGTGACCCCTGGGCTACTGGCCCTACAATCACTGCGCTGACCCATATAGCACACAGCATACTGGCTATGGCCACATAAAATGGCATGGCTGCAGTTCGGGGGAATGATGATTCTTTAACATAAAATTTAAATGTGTGGAGTAAGTGCTGGATTATTGGTGGTCCCGGACGCATTTGTATCCGGGCCATAATCTTCCTTTGAAGTCCGAATAGAAGGCTTCCCACAAGGAAGGCAACGAGAACATTTAAAAGGATATTTGCCATTAAATTCATTTCATCACCAGTAATTTTTAAAAAGACGAGCCGGAAAATTTTATTAATACCCAATAAATGGCTCATTAGTTCTCTCGTCTTCCTCCTCTTTTTTACTCCGGGCCATTATTATTAGACCCAAAGACAGTATAAATACAGGTATAAGTACTATAGATATGCCATATACTATCCAATCAGCTGGATTAAAGATTAGGGCGTATAAAATTCCTAATATTGAAATTATAAACATTGAATAGCTGGCAACAGTTATTTGATTCATTTCATTTCACCTGAAGTACCCTAAACTAATTTTTTCATGATATTTTTTAAAATGGTTTATTTATAATCAAAAGTATTTCTATTGCTCTTACTATGACTAGTAAAGAGCTTAAATGAATTATAAGTATAAAAGGGGATCCGGGAGTACGGAACATTTCTGCTTTGGTGGCGTAGAATGGTGCCACACCGGTTTCTCCAGCTATTCCCATTATAAGCAGTAATGATGCGAAAAACATCATAGGGGTTGTTGAAGTTAGAGTAGATAATTGCAATATGCTTAAAGTCCCAGTAGCCCCCAGTATTAAAGCAGCGCCCCCGAATAATGGTAGGGAAGCGATCATAGCTATTAATCCATACTGGAAAGCTGCATCAAGTACATCGATTTGTTTTACAGCAGATACGATACCTATATTAACTATCCCAATTAGTGCTACAAATAGGGTGAAATTAAAAAGATCCCCTGTAATCATAGCCCCTGCAGTAGCCAAACCACATATTATAGCTAAAAATCTTCTTATTTTGAATTCTTCCAAATCAACTGTTACTTCGTTGTCCTTAAGAGAACCGAACTCTGCTTCAATCTGAGTTTCAGTTCTGCTGATAGCAATTAAGGTGGTAAATATTAGGGCACCGGCAAACATGAACAAGTTGAAAGGAGTAAGGTAGAGTACAATGTCTCCTAATGGTATTTGACCCAGTAGTTGCCCGCCTAATGTTGCTATGTCCATTTTTTACTCCTCATTAATTTTTTATTTAATTTTATAATTATGATAATTTAGTGTTATCCATAAACTACTCTCTTTTTATCTCTTCTCGGGCCATTATTCCAATCAGCCCCATCTTAGATGCTACTTTTATTAGAATTCCGCATCCTGACATGAAAAGACCTAATAACCATAGTTGAGGTGCTACAAAGAATATTAAAAATCCAGCCAGCCAGATACACCAGGCCACACCAGAAATTCCTGCTATGCCCTCCCAAACCTTGATAGGGAGTCCTCGAGATTTTCGAGCAATCACATAAAATAATATCCCTCCACCGGCTACTGCTCCTCCAGTAAATCCCGTCAAGAAACATCCGTATGCTATTAATATTAAAGCCAGAAAATTAGGTGCAGTGGAGAATATCTCCATGTCCATGGCAATGGGTAAAGGCATAAACTGTGAACTTTTACCAGTTTTCCGCATTTCTCTGCTCATGAGTATTTCAGAAATCGCCATGATTTCAGCCAGTTCTACTACTAAACCCGGCAAGATTAATGCCTCAGCAAGGTCGGTGCCTACTGCTGCTACTATTATGAGCATGGCTATTCCCACGATATCCGTGAGTATGAGAGCACTTAAATCATTTTTCTGGAAAGATATTCCCAGTAATGCTATGAATCCTGTTATAAGACCAACATATACTGCTGGAAGGAATAGTGATACTGTAAATTCTGGTACAACTGCAGGTACTATCATTCTTCTTCCCTCCTCATGGTAAAGTTCAGTGCCACCCAGGAGGCGACTACAAAGGCCATCATCAGTATAGTTGACTCCAATATTGTGTCAAAACCCCGGGTAGAGTATAATATTTCATCAATTAATCCACCAGGAGATGAATAAATAGAGGTACCATAATAATAAGTGGTATTTTTAACACCAATTGCTATTGGAGATAAATAACTGGTAATCATACCCAGTTCCTTGGAATTTTGAGGGTACTGTGCTTTTACTATACCTGGCTCTTTAAGAGGTATGCCTCCCCGATCGTAAGGAGCTAATGGATTTTTCTCATGGATTTGTTGTTGTGGTAGTGGTCTCGGATAAAGTTGATGATCATTAAGAGCCATGGGAACTAAAAAGCCAATTATGAGTAATAATCCCAAAGCAATGGAAAATAATCGTGGAATGCGTTTAGGATTGGCCAGTTCGTTCCATAATCTACCAATGCTCTTCATAATTCAGCCCCCATATCTTCCAATCGGATTACTGCTCTTAGAAGTATCAAAGTTATGATAGTAGTGGCTGCAATATAAGTTAAAAGAGCTAAGGTGTGATTATAAGTTAAAAATATGAGAGAAACACCTATGGCTGGAATTTCAGTATTTAATATTCGTACAATAGGGTCTTTAACACCAGGACCTGCAACTGTAGCAATACTACCGAAAATTACCAGGATACAACCTGTATAAAACCATATCTGAGGATCAAACAATTTCTTCACCCTCCGGGTTTTCCTTTTTTTCTCTTATCTCATTCAACTTTATGATTGCCATTAATAATATAACAGTAGCAATAGGATCAAATACTGCTGCGGCAAGAGCCACGTCCAGATATTGAGCTGAAATTACAGTACCAATAAATCCTCCCTGTAATAATGCAAACATTATAACCTTATCCAGGGGTTTTTGAAGCAGTATAATTCCTATAGCTCCAATAAGCATTACTATTGCCGAAACATTAGTTAAATTTATGAAATCCAGGGGATTCATGATCTTTCACCAGGCATATAAATAATTACAAGTGATATTTTTTTATTATTTTTTTATTAATGAAATTAAATTAGAGTTTAAAGCACCTATTCATCCAGTACTATTTCTTCTTTAACTCTATCTAAAGCATATGCAATTGCATTTGAACTTAAGGTTGATGCTACGAAATAAGTAATAGCAATTATGGCTCCAAATGGAGTTTGAATATACAGTGCAATTAATGCTGAAAATCCAAAACTCATTGCATTTAAATAAAGTAACCTTTCAGACCTGTCTTGAGCTACAAGGGCCCTTATAGCCATTAAAAGCACTATTGCACCAATGATTTCAATTAACATTTGTTATCATCCTGTTTAATATAAATCATTTCGTAATTTAAGATAATTTAGTGTATCTACCCATTTTATGAGCCAGTTTACCCAGCAATTTGGATGACGCAGGGTGATATATTCCCTGAATTGTGGTTATGGCGATTACCATTCCCACCACAAACATGACCGGGGTTATTCCCACATACGAACCTGCAGCGATTATAATTGTAGTGGTGAGTGCTCCAGTAGTTCCAGCGTATCCTGGATCTGCACATAAACGGTTACCAATATAAACCAGTAAAGCAGCTATAAATCCACCTTCAGGTATCCCTATAAGGTAACAACCAATAGCAGCCAGTAATGTTCCAGCAGATGCATCAGGCGAACATACTATATTTCCCTGGAAGAATCCTCCAGCTAAGTCTCCTCCTCGCTTTTGAACACCTTTTCCAATGTACCCTGCCCCTTTTACACCAGGAGATTCTGGAAGTCCCATCCATGTATCAATAAGGACAAAGTTTAGCCAGGATATTATGGCAGCTATTGCTACTCCCAGTAGTTCATTCATCTGATTCCCCCATTGCTGGTTTTGGAAATACTCCGTCAAATAAATATTTAACAAATAATGCTGAAAGTATCCCTAAAAATAGAGCTAAATCCAGACCATGATAAAAACCACTAATTCCTAACTTAAAGAATATTGCTAGCAGACCTAGAGAAATAATAGGAGTAGGAAATAATGCACTGACTGTCCATGAATGCCTCATTGGCCGTTCTGGTAACAGAGGAAGTCTTATTAAGAGCCCCACACCAATGGCCGAAGCTACTGTAATGACATAGCTCAATAATGTGTACATATCATTAGCATGAATAATCATGATAAAAGGATAATACTCCACAATATATAAATGTTTTTACTTACCCTTTCTATGAAAGGATATTATTTATTAAAAGATAAGTAATTATAACTCTTAATGAACAAATATGCGGATTTATAAGGACGTAAATTAAAACAATTATTAAAAAGACATCAAATTATAGTAACCACCTTTAGGCCCCGATTTAATAGTAAAAAAGAGATCAAAAATGGTTATAAAATACAGGTTACAATCCACTACTTCATCAGACTATTTCTAAAATAAGTATTAACTAAATCTCCAATTTCACTATTCTATAAGTATAAACATATAGTTTACACCATCATAATTAATTTTTTATAACCCCAGCAAATAATTACAGATCACCCTGGACAAAAATAACTAAAATTAATAAAATCTGCAAAAAATATATTGTCTTATAATATAAATGAATAATAATATTAATATCAATGATTCTAATAATATACTTACATTTCTCGAATTTTAAAGTCATAGATTTACATGAAAATTTTAAGCAGAAACTCATTACTCATAATTATATATAACGAGGCATTGCATGGATTCCGCCAGTCAATCATTATCAATAAAAACAGAGATATTGCTTTTAATAATAACTACAATATCCCTGATTATTCTCAATATTAGCACTTTAAAACAGACTATTGCCGGCACTATAGCCAGCTTAATAATAATTTTCATAACGGGATATGGTGTTACTCTTTTACTGCCTTTACCACGTAAAGAGGAAACCTCCAATTTAATTAAAATATTTTTATCCATAATAATTGGAATAGTCCTGATAGGGCTCTGGGGTTTTCTAACCAGTTATGCTCATATCAATTCATTGAATTCAACTTTCCAATATTTAACCATTATTATAGTGACTCTGGTTTTTGTAATTAAACTCGTTAAAAAATTAAAGGGCGGAAAAAACGAAATAAAAGAGGATAATGGTAAGTGGGAAAAAGAGTCTCGCTTTAAAATAAAGAACAGAAAGGAAGCTAAACTTTTAAAAACTGCTAGAAAAGCAGCTCAATTAGAAAAAGATAAGGTTTCCAGCATTAGTAGAAAACCCATCCCTCTTGCTAAAAAAAAGGACGATCGAGTAATAAAGTTGAATCAATCATCTAAAGATTTACTGGTTATATTACTGGTTACATTATTATCCTCATTTTTAATATTAGGACCATTTTTAAAGGATAGTGTTATCAAAACACCATTTTGCATAGCCTTATTATTCTTCATACCAGGATATGCATTACTGGCCTGCGTATTTAAAAAATTCAAGGAGTATAGTCGTAAAAAGAAGGTTATTGGGAGTATATTAGTTAGTACAGCCCTTTTTTTAGGTATAGGTGCTTTAAGGTATCTGACCCATTTAAAGATATCCTCAAAAACAATTTTAGGCATATTGATAGGATTAAGTCTGCTTTTTATTGTTTTATCTTACCTCCGGCGTATAAAAATTCAAAAAACCCTGAAAAAATCATTCAGAGGCGAAGTTTTAGATTCTGAAAATTCATGGGATGATCTGAATGACTCTAAAAAATCTGGTCAACCGTATTCCATTGTCCCCAGTGTTCATAAGACCGCGTCCCGTGAAGTTGAGGATATAACTCCTCAAAAGAAAAATAAATCACTCATATGGTTATATCTGGTTGTTTTAGTGTTTGGTTTTCTGGGGTTGATCTTAAGCTGGGTGCCCTCTGTTGCAAATACATGGATAAGGGCCGTTTTCATGGTTCCTTTAATCTTTATTTTACCAGGTTACGTATTAAAAGAACTAATTTTATCTTCTAAATTCACTTCTAAAAAATCCACTATTTTAATCAGCATCTTTCTAAGCATACTGATTTCCATTATGATTGGATCTCTTTTCGGAGTGATTTACCCATCTCAGCAAGGATATCACAATATCTGCACCACCATACTATCCGTCATCACAATTATAGGGATTCTAGGGGTCTTATGGATCAATCGAAGAAAATATAAAAGTTATCCACCATCTTTATCCCCGAAGGACTATCCTGATAGAACCCACGAATTAACAGATGAATTGAAACAGTACTCTAAAGAAAAAAAGAGCTTTAAATTAAAAAAGGATCCAGAAAAAGTTGAATCCAATGACACAACAAGGGAAGTTAAAAAATTAAAAAGAAAAGATGAATTCTCAAAAACACAGCACCTGGAAGAGGATTTGAAAAAATCATTTTCACAGGTTTACCCTGAGAAAAAGTCATTTACTCCTGAATCTAGTTCAAGGCTATCTTTTTTGAAAAATGATATATTTTTAGTAATTTTGACTACTTTAATTACTTTGACCACCATCTATGTTCCTTTTTTAAGTGCAACGCCTCTAAGAGAGATTTTTGGGCTTTTATTTGTCCTATTCATACCGGGCTACGTATTAACCGCGGCCTTGTTTCCTAAAAAATCAAGTGTTGATGGTATTGAGCGTTTGGCCTTGAGTTTTGGTTTGAGTTTAGCTATATCTCCCTTAATTGGAGGAATTCTTTATTTTACTAAATCCAGTGTAGAATTTACATCTTTAATTCTTCCCTTAACTGCCCTAACCATTATACTCTGTGTTATTGTTCTTGTAAGGCGCAGAAGATTGGATGAAGATGAGAGATATGCTCCAAATCTTTCACCATACTTCCATTCTATTAAGGCATCTTTCCAGCAGGAATCTCGGCTGGATAAAATACTTTCTATTGTACTGATTATCTGTTTAATTCTGGCTGTGGCCAGTACGGTATATATTATTGTAAAACCCAAAGAAGGGGAAAAGTTCACTGAATTTTATATTTTAGGTCCAGGTGGTAAGGCCAGTGATTATCCAACTAACCTTACTGTGGGTCAAAATGGTTCTGTTATTTTAGGTGTGGTGAACCATGAGTATGCCAATATCAGTTATAGATACCTTGTTAGTTTGAATGGAACCAATATCACCAGCGAAGTAATAAATCTAAAGCCCGGAGAAAAATGGGAAAAAAGCATACAGTTTGCCCCCACTATAGCTGGTGCTGATAAAAAATTAGAATTTATCTTATACAAGCTTCCTGATGAAACAACAGCCTATAGATCATTACACTTGTGGGTCGATGTGAGCGAATAATAAATGATGTTTTATATAATAATAGACATCATCCCCTTTGAATTTAGAGGTATTAAAAACAGTCATGGAATAATTATTTATATATAAATCAACAACTAATTTAACTTATCAATTAACAGCACCAAAGAAAATATTATTCTAATCAATAAGGACGTAAATGAAATGCAGAATAAAAATATAGTGGTTACAGGTGGTTTAGGTTTTATCGGGTCTCATTTAGTAGATGAACTTGTAGAAAACAATCAGGTGACCATAATAGATGATAACTCCACTGGAAAACTAGGTAATTTAACTAATCCTCAACATACAAATTTGGAGATAATTACCGGCAGCATCACTGATTTGGATTTAAATGACATATTTCAAGATGTAGATTACGTTTTTCATCACGCGGCTATGGCCAGCGTCCCCTTAAGTGTGGATCATCCTGAAAAAGCACACCTCATTAATGCCACGGGAACACTGAAAATATTACTGGCTGCCTGTAATTGTGGAGTTAAAAAAGTGCTGAATGCTTCTTCTTCTGCAGTTTATGGCAATAATATGAACATGCCACTAAAAGAAAACGAGCCATTAAGTCCTCTATCACCCTATGCTGCATCTAAATCTTCTGCAGAACATTATGCCCAGGCATTTTATGAAACTTATGGATTAGAAACTGTTTCTTTTAGGTATTTCAATGTATTCGGACCTAAACAGGATCCTAATTCACAGTACGCTGCAGTTATACCTAAATTCATTGATTCCATGGTTAACGAAAAGTCTCCTGTAATATATGGGGATGGGGAACAGACCAGGGATTTCATATTCGTTAAAGAGATTGTGCAGGGAAATATAGTGGCTGCTGAATCTTCATTTTCAGGTGCTCTTAACCTGGCTGGGGGAAATGCTTTGTCTATTAATAATCTGTTTGAAATGATTAGAGAGATTATGGGCTCAGATATTAAGCCTACTTATTTAGCAGAGAGAAAAGGAGATATAAAGCATTCTTTAGCTGATACTTCTAATCTGGTTGAAATTGGTTTTAAAGTAGATGACAATTTTAAGGGCCAGTTGAGAGAAACTGTAGACTGGTTTTTACTTAAAAACAAGAAAAAATAACAACGTTTCCCCAGAAAAAAATAAGGGTAATCTATTCGGGAAATTAGAATATAATTATTTTTTTAATTACCATATAGAAAATCTATAAAAGATTTGATTTCTAAAACTTTAGTATTGAATCAATCCAGAATTACTTTTTTAAAAGGTGGATAATGACAACTGTTCGAAGAATTGTCAAAAACAGTGGCTGGTTAATGGCTTCTCAGTTTATAAATAATATACTGGCATTTATCTGGACCATACTCCTTGCAAAGTATTTAGGAGTGGCTGATTTTGGACTCTTATCTGAGGCACTGGCAGCTACTGGAATTTTAAGTGTGTTTGTGGACGTTGGAATGACCACTTATGCCACCAGGGAAATAGCTAAAGACACTACAATTGCCTCCAGACTGCTTGGAAATATTTTTGTCATTAAAATAATCACATCCCTAATCATTATTATATTGCTCGCAGTTTATTTAAATCTCTTAAATTATCCAACTGCAACAGAACAGATTTATATATTGATTGGGGCTTACATGATCTTCAATTCATTTAACTACAATTTCTATGGTTTTTTCCAGGGGCTGGAGAAAATGGAATACCAATCCATAACAACCATATTTAACAGTGCCCTGCTCTTTACTGGTTTTTTACTGGTGATATTCTTAAAATTAGATTTATTAGCATTTGGTTTAGTTTACGTTATTAGCAGCCTACTGAGCCTTGTCTGCAACCTTATAATCTCAAAATGGAAATTTGTCATGCCCGAGTTAGAGATTAACTGGACTTACTGGAAGAAAATTGTTAAAATTTCGCTTCCTTTTTTAATTACCGCCATATTCACCACCATATACTTCTGGATCGATACCGTGATGCTGGGTTATATTCAAGGAAACGAGGCCACTGGACTTTATAATGTTGCTTATAAAATAATGCTGGTTCTGGTTTCGATTTATTCAGTTTACATGGTTTCCATATTCCCAGTAATGGCCAAATATTATAAAGAATCATCCGAAGCTTTGAAATTAACCTATGAACGGTCCTTAAAATACGTTATCATGATAATACTGCCTATTACCATTGGCCTCACTTTTTTTGCTCGTGACATCATACTTTTAACTGTAGGTAGTGATTATTTAGCTGCCACTATATCAATGCAGATATTGGTATGGACTCTGGTATTCATGTTCACCAATAACCTCTCTACCAACCTCTTATCCTCTATTGATAAACAGGTCACAGTCACTAAGATTGCTGGAGTAGGGGCCGTGTTTAATATTGGGGCAAATCTGGTTGCCATTCCTATTTTGAGTTTTATTGGGGCTAGTATAACTACGGTACTTACTGAATTTATAATGTTCTTATTGTTGAGTTTCACCACTTCCCAGACTAAATATTCCATTGGCCGCGAATTACTAAAAGACTTCTGGAGAATTCTAATACCAAATATGCTCCTGGTATTGATATTATTATTTTTAAAACTCCCTATGGTACTTTTGATTGTAATATGTGCCATTGTATACATTTTAGGTGTCTTAATCACCAGGGCTCTGGATGAAACTGATATAAGACTTATAAAAAGTATTTTTATTAAAGATAATTTGGAATAATTCTTTATAATGAATAATTATTCTACACCAGCAATAACTCAAGAATTATTTAAAAAAAAAATTTATTAATGAAGTAATTCACTGAATTTTATTAATATTCTGCTTGAACATGCGGCTGATTGAATCCAGTATGATTCCCGTAAATACCATGAATGTCCCGAACATGGTCATCATAATGGAT
The nucleotide sequence above comes from Methanobacterium alcaliphilum. Encoded proteins:
- a CDS encoding flippase; amino-acid sequence: MTTVRRIVKNSGWLMASQFINNILAFIWTILLAKYLGVADFGLLSEALAATGILSVFVDVGMTTYATREIAKDTTIASRLLGNIFVIKIITSLIIIILLAVYLNLLNYPTATEQIYILIGAYMIFNSFNYNFYGFFQGLEKMEYQSITTIFNSALLFTGFLLVIFLKLDLLAFGLVYVISSLLSLVCNLIISKWKFVMPELEINWTYWKKIVKISLPFLITAIFTTIYFWIDTVMLGYIQGNEATGLYNVAYKIMLVLVSIYSVYMVSIFPVMAKYYKESSEALKLTYERSLKYVIMIILPITIGLTFFARDIILLTVGSDYLAATISMQILVWTLVFMFTNNLSTNLLSSIDKQVTVTKIAGVGAVFNIGANLVAIPILSFIGASITTVLTEFIMFLLLSFTTSQTKYSIGRELLKDFWRILIPNMLLVLILLFLKLPMVLLIVICAIVYILGVLITRALDETDIRLIKSIFIKDNLE